In one Culex quinquefasciatus strain JHB chromosome 2, VPISU_Cqui_1.0_pri_paternal, whole genome shotgun sequence genomic region, the following are encoded:
- the LOC6037375 gene encoding glucoside xylosyltransferase 1, which yields MKVHRYLTVLVLTSFVLIWYYILRVNNGIFTGLGGLGANSSAALARRGLGLRQNAPSNASEIAIVVVACGERHNEALNMIKSAIMFNRNQSPLRFVVVAEDQLKQNFVEKLDDWQEINDNIFTYEIHSLTFPAKDKDEWKKLFKPCAAQRLFLPSLLTHIDSVLYVDSDTIFLAPVQELWSLFKTFNASQFAGMAPEHEDKNAGWYNRFARHPYYGDLGVNSGVMLMNLTRMREFRWEQHIMPIYREFRLKLVWGDQDIINILFHHHPDRLLVFPCDWNYRADHCMYMSVCEAPDGVKIVHGNRGYFHSLVQPIFNLLYTTVEEYAFRTDIHANFIRTIEDSLALPSNSNCDKLLDKFLQDPRKYFKQNLYEEDT from the coding sequence ATGAAGGTCCACCGCTACTTGACGGTGCTGGTGCTGACTTCGTTCGTGCTCATCTGGTACTACATTCTGCGGGTCAACAATGGGATCTTCACCGGGTTAGGCGGACTGGGGGCAAATTCCAGTGCCGCCCTCGCGCGGAGGGGACTGGGCCTGCGCCAAAACGCCCCGTCCAATGCGTCCGAGATAGCGATCGTGGTGGTGGCCTGCGGCGAGCGTCACAACGAAGCGCTCAACATGATCAAATCTGCGATCATGTTCAACCGGAACCAGTCGCCGCTGCGGTTCGTCGTTGTGGCCGAGGACCAGTTGAAGCAAAACTTTGTGGAAAAGTTGGACGACTGGCAGGAGATCAACGACAACATCTTTACGTACGAAATTCATTCGCTTACGTTTCCGGCCAAGGACAAGGACGAGTGGAAGAAGCTGTTCAAGCCGTGCGCGGCGCAGCGGTTGTTTTTACCGTCCCTCCTAACGCATATCGATTCAGTATTATACGTTGACTCGGACACGATCTTCCTGGCGCCGGTGCAGGAGCTGTGGTCGCTGTTCAAGACCTTCAACGCGTCCCAGTTTGCCGGCATGGCGCCGGAACACGAGGACAAGAACGCCGGCTGGTACAACCGGTTCGCGCGCCATCCGTACTACGGCGACCTGGGTGTCAACTCGGGCGTCATGCTGATGAACCTGACCCGGATGCGGGAATTCCGCTGGGAGCAGCACATCATGCCGATCTACCGCGAGTTCCGTCTCAAGCTGGTTTGGGGCGATCAGGACATTATCAACATCCTGTTTCACCACCATCCGGACCGGTTGCTCGTGTTCCCGTGTGACTGGAACTACCGGGCCGATCACTGCATGTACATGAGCGTTTGCGAGGCCCCAGACGGGGTCAAAATCGTGCACGGCAACCGCGGATACTTTCACTCGCTGGTGCAGCCCATCTTTAACCTGCTGTACACGACCGTCGAGGAGTACGCCTTCCGGACGGACATTCACGCCAACTTTATCCGCACCATCGAGGACTCGCTCGCGTTGCCGAGCAACTCCAACTGTGATAAGTTGCTGGACAAGTTTCTGCAGGACCCCCGGAAGTACTTTAAGCAGAATCTGTACGAGGAGGATACTTAA